Proteins encoded by one window of Musa acuminata AAA Group cultivar baxijiao chromosome BXJ2-9, Cavendish_Baxijiao_AAA, whole genome shotgun sequence:
- the LOC135623062 gene encoding delta-aminolevulinic acid dehydratase, chloroplastic-like isoform X2, translating into MASILSPAPGNVGVVRSIDDKIYVGLRPLSTRTYVAVARGSKARPLAVVRASSEKEVSVKSSGLSIEECEAAAVAGKFPDPPPLYRPQGPKGTPVVQPLPLSRRPRRNRKSPALRAAFQETTLSPSNFVHPLFIHEGEEDVPIGAMPGCFRLGWRHGLLEEVYKARDVGVNSFVLFPKIPDALKSQTGDEAYNDNGLVPRAIRLLKDKYPDIVIYTDVALDPYSSDGHDGIVREDGVIMNDETVHQLCRQAVSQARAGADVVSPSDMMDGRILAIRMALDAEGFQDVSIMSYTAKYASAFYGPFREALDSNPRFGDKKTYQMNPANYREALVETEADEAEGADILLVKPGLPYLDIIRLLRDNSSLPIAAYQKGEFGEHDSADQAFTLSWVD; encoded by the exons ATGGCTTCGATCCTCTCTCCAGCTCCGGGCAACGTTGGAGTCGTGAGAAGCATAGATGACAAGATCTACGTTGGCCTGAGGCCGCTGTCGACTCGAACATACGTCGCTGTTGCGCGGGGAAGTAAGGCGAGGCCGCTTGCGGTGGTCAGGGCGAGCAGCGAGAAGGAGGTGTCCGTGAAAAGTTCGGGCTTGAGCATCGAGGAGTGCGAAGCTGCAGCAGTCGCCGGGAAATTTCCGGACCCTCCCCCGTTATATAGGCCGCAGGGCCCCAAGGGAACACCAGTTGTCCAACCACTT CCACTAAGTAGGCGGCCGCGGCGCAATCGGAAATCACCTGCGCTAAGAGCCGCTTTCCAGGAGACAACTCTGTCACCATCTAATTTTGTTCATCCGCTTTTTATCCATGAAG GTGAAGAGGATGTCCCAATTGGTGCTATGCCCGGATGCTTTAGGTTGGGATGGAGACATGGCCTTCTTGAAGAG GTTTACAAGGCACGGGATGTTGGTGTTAACAGCTTTGTGCTATTTCCTAAAATTCCTGATGCACTGAAG TCACAAACAGGAGATGAAGCATACAATGACAATGGTTTAGTACCTAGAGCCATACGCCTTCTTAAGGACAAATACCCTGACATT GTTATTTACACTGATGTTGCCCTGGATCCCTATTCCTCGGATGGGCATGATGGAATCGTGAGGGAAGATG GTGTTATTATGAATGATGAAACAGTGCATCAGTTATGCAGACAGGCAGTTTCGCAG GCCCGTGCAGGTGCTGATGTTGTTAGTCCTAGTGATATGATGGATGGTCGAATTTTAGCAATTCGGATGGCACTTGATGCTGAAGGTTTCCAGGATGTATCCATAATGTCCTACACAGCAAA GTATGCCAGTGCATTTTATGGTCCATTTAGGGAAGCTTTGGATTCAAATCCACGTTTTGGGGACAAGAAAAC TTACCAGATGAATCCAGCAAACTATAGAGAGGCCCTTGTAGAAACTGAGGCAGATGAGGCTGAAGGGGCAGATATTCTTCTG GTAAAGCCAGGGTTGCCGTATTTGGACATTATACGTCTTCTTCGTGATAATTCTTCTTTACCAATAGCTGCATATCAG